The Rattus norvegicus strain BN/NHsdMcwi chromosome 2, GRCr8, whole genome shotgun sequence nucleotide sequence aaggggaacatgatcaggtattaggGGGAGGAGGGACCAGGAGTGAAGCCAAGGGTCAGCTGAATGAATAGAAACATACTCGGGAGGTGagggttgggaggaccctctaatgtaccagagacttgggaggtgagagacactcaggactcaagggaagggaccttagatgaaatgcccaacagtggagagaggaaaCTTGGAGAATCCACCTcaaaagaaagacagggcatcaagtggagggatggcgttaccatcccacagtcaagaactttgacccagaatttttcctgtctaaaggaactgcagggacaaaaaatgaagGATAGCCTTAAAGAAAGGAGGACCAGTGacggcccaaattgggatccagctcaaggggtggCACCAAGGCCTAACACTGCTATAGATGCTattgtgtgcttacagacaggagcctaacaggGCTGccctgagaggcccaacaagcagatgACTTGAGTCAGAAGCAGGTATTTATAACCAACCAATGGTCTGAAGTTGGGGAGTCCTGTAGTTtaattagggaaaggctagaagttgaggaggagggcgaccccatgagaagaccagcagtctcaactaacctggacccgagatctctcagacactgagccaccaaccaggcagcatatgccAGCTAATATATGGCCCCTGACACACATACAGCATAGGACTtcctgatctggcctcagtgagagaagatgcacctaacccttgaaagactggaggtcccagggagtggagaggcctggcagggtgtgtgggtgtgtggggacatccttttggagacagggaagaaagaatgggatgaagaactgttgaaggataatgactggactgtaaaaaaagattaaagatatatgtatgtgtgtgtgtgtgtgtgtgtgtgtgtgtgtgtgtgtgtgtgtgtgtgtgtgtatatatatatatataggctccTAGACTCCAGCTTAAGAAAGAAGACACATATATGAAGATAATTACCTAATTCTAATCCTGGCAAACACCGCGTGCTTCATTCGGTATGTTTTCAGCACTTACCTGCATTTTTGCACGCTTCGCAACTGATATCCTCTACAGGAGTGTCTGAATCCGAAGGCGATTCTGAAACGTCGGTGAGAACAGAGTCGGCTGTTCTTTTGGTTGGCGTCTTTTCTGAAAGAGACGCTTGTGGCTCTGCAGCTGGGGTGTGGTTCTCAGAGCCCGCAGAGCGGGCATTTGTAGCCGTTTCCACATCCCCCTGTCTCTGTGAGTTGAGGGTCAGGATCTTATAGTCGCAGAGCGCCTTGAGCTGGAACTGCTTCAGGTGTCGCTCCATCGTCTCGATGATGCTTTCCGTCCGCCCACCATCACAGCTCAGCAAGGGGCTCTCTTGCTTTATCCTTTTGGGCATATTTTCTTGTGGCCCCGACGTGGGGTGTTTACAGGAAGAGAGTTTGGATCCAGGCTCAATCTTGATTGGCCTGGGCATCTGATGATGGCCGGACTCAGACTGGGATTGCTGTATTTGCTGCTGTTCCTGCTTCTGCAAGAGAAGCCTCCTTAAGGCAGCATGCTTCTGGGTGTCCTTCTGAGGGGAGATCTGTGTGTGACTTCCTCCTTGCTTGGGCACAGGGAGTGCCTTTGCTTGAATATGCACCAAATACCTCGCTTGAGTTGCTTCAGCCGGAGGCACTGAGAACTCATCCCGGCTCCTGCCTTTAAGACCCTGTAGAGATGAAGCTTGGTGAGGCTTCTGCTCCTGTTCTTGAAAGCACCTGTGAGCGACGTCCTGACTTGGGGTCACATTATTCGGGAAACACTGCGTGTTCTGCTGGTTTGGGGTCCTATTTCCTATGAAGAGATCAAGATGTAGATTTTGTTCTCTGCTCTCGGAAGCCGGGTGTGTATAATTTGAACAGAGAGTTTGTACTTTGCTTGAGTTTGGTGTTTCGATCTTCGCATAAGGAAAACTTCTATTTACATTCTGTACTTGCTCCAACCCCCCCTGGGCACTGTGAGTTTGGAAATTACTCGGTTTTGAGTACTGATTTTCGCCACAAAAGCTTTCTTCCGCTTTAATCGTGCCAAAACACTGGCCCTGACTTTGCTCATGGTTGGTACCGTGGAGGTGAGAGAAAGTCTGAGGCATCTGCTCTTTATTCTTTCTCTGTAACTGATGCTGCTGCTGGCAGACTTGAGGGAAATTTGAGTTCTGGGATGCTTGTGTTTGTGCTGCCTGCTTATGAGGGGTATGTtgtaaaaagctggaaaatagTTCAGCCTCTGTGGCCTGTTGCTTGTCGGTGGAGGGATCTACTCTTTGATGGAAATGATACTGAGGCCCGTGAGCCTCAGGGGGCAGATCTGTCCTGGAGATGCACTCCTGGTAGGAAGTTTTCTGGAACTGTAGATGTTGGTCCCCCATACCCGGAGAGGGTCCTTGATTCATTTCCACTTGGTACATTTGGGActtatgctctggctgagccgTTTTCTGGATGTAAGGTGGCCTTTGGAATTCTCCTGTCATGTTTACACTTCCAGTGGACTGTATGGAGCCTATCTGATTGGTAGGGCTGGTCTGATAGCGAAGGCCAGAGTGCAAGGACGTAGCCTTGCATTCTGTCTGATGGAGCGCTTTGTGAAAATGTGATGCCTTCAGTTCTATCCAGCCAGGCGCTGCCAGGACAGAACCTTGCGTTTGCCCCTTGTTTGCATCCTTCAGAATCTCGTGCTCCCCGTGTCCCATCAGATATTGGCTATTTTCTTGTAAATCTCCACCGTGGCCATGATTTGGCAGGTAATACATGCGATAATCTGACACTTTCCTTGTTTTTTCAGAGCACGGTGGGACGCAGTCATTCTGATGCTGTTCTGGAAGCATCAAGGGGGGGTTGGGTGTATGTACAGATGTGTTCAGACTCTGGCTAGATGTTGTCTTCTTAGGTTGGTGTTCTGTTTTCCCTTCCCTTGAAAGAGTTAGGTCACTTTGGTTGGGGTAGCGGTGGTGTTCTTCCAAAGCTACGTCATTCAGAGTGCCTTTTCCTTCTGAAGGAAGCTGAAGAACGGGACGGGGAGCAAGAGGAGATGGTGATGGTGGCGTCATGGTAGTGGCAGAAATGGAATCTTCAGGGAACACTGAGCTTTGCCGGAAGTAAGCACCATTGGTTTCCTTTTGCTTTATGCACTGTTCGGAGCTGCCAAGAGAAGTTTGCAAATCACTGTCGGAACCAGCATAGTATTCTTCAGCAAACGGCTTCGTGTTCCCTTGGATGTTTATGTTTTCTGCACAAGATGATGGGCCTATTCCCAAAACTGACTTTTGTTGGTGTTCTGCTTTCTGAAAAGCACAGGTACCTAGTACTCCAGCTGGTTTACTGGCACTATCCAAATCACAGGCCTTAGTCACCATTGCAGCTGGCTCTGGAGGCAGCTGGGCGCTTGAGGTCTGCGAGAAATTGATCTGTGCTGAGGTAAGCGATGGTTGAGTGATCTCACGAGGCAGCTCGATAGCAGCCTGACCGCTAAGGGCGTTTACGTGAGGTGTGGTATTATTCTGCACGGCCATGGAAACACAATCTGGATAACACTGTGTTTTTTCCAGGAATTCACCATGTGTGTCTTCCACAGAAGGGGCAGAAACTGTAGCACCATTAGGCATTAGCACAGCCTTGTTTTTAAGTAATAGAGCGTTCCTGTCATTTCCCCCTTCCTGCTCCTCGGGAATTTCTGTGTTTTCAACTCCATTGTAGTTCCGTGTTGGGAAAGCATCTATGTCTGTGCTTTCCTGGGCTGTAGAGGTCCCGGGCTCTCTGTCATCACTCAGACCGGAGACATTTGGGTGGCTGCTGCTTTTACCTGGGTTTCCTTCTTGACTTTCCCCGAAGTTATTACTTTCTCCCTTAGCTTTTTGGTCTAGTGTCAGTTTTGTGTTCAGATGGAGCCCAGAGAGAGATGGTTCACTGACTGTGCGTTTTATCCCTCCGTTTTGTAAGCACCCGGAATACCCTCTGCCTTCATGTATGAAGTCTGGACTCTCATGACTGCTCTGGCTGCCTTTCATGTGGGGTATTCCATAATAGCTTTGGAAAGACTGCCACTTGGTGTCCCCATTTACTTCTGGGTGAGGTCTCTCTGCTAATGGGCTTCCGTTCTGGAGTTTGACAGCCAGAGGTTCTGTATGGCTGACGGGAGAAGGTGATGCTATCAGGAATGGACTCTGCCTGGTGCCCTCAGCATGGGTGGTTCTGTCCTGTTCCATCAGGCTTGCTTCGGGGCCATCCACAAGGCTGCCCTTTGAATGAATCctaaagacacagaaacaaaaattcaACAGCATTACAATAGCACCAATACCTAGAAATAGTAATCAGACGCTCATTTCCTCTTTCAGCCAACAGCCCCTCATCTTCTCAGCatggagggaaggacagagggatcAAGGGGATGAATCTCAGCTGTTTGGAGAGCTTTATACCTCACCAGTAACTAGTATCAAGGGAGAACCATTTTCTTTAGCCTTCGCTGAGCTCGCTGAGCTGTCATGCTGCTTCCTGTGTGTTCCTGGAATCATGTCCACTGACACTGCACCAGCTTTCCTATCTTATAACCCCCATAACAGTTTCTGAGACTGGATCCCCCAAGTTCTCTGAGGCTACCTCCAATTTGTTAACAGAAGATCAGAGAGAATGTTCTAGAGTTTGATTCTGGGTATCTTTTCTTCTCTACCATACTTGATTGGTTCTAGCAGGCCTGTAGCAATCAATGCTTTTCAAATTCCTTTCAGTTCGGTGCTCTCAGCGTGTACTGTGTGGTGATGGGTGAAAGGTGTATCTTAAAGAAGCCAAAGACCCCTCAGCTAGGGAAGTCAGTCAGTGTGAAGGGATTTCTGCAGCGTGCAGGGAACTCTCCCCAAGTTCAACCTTCAGTTTGAAAGAAATACACACCCTCCAACCATCCTCAACCATGCCACTTTAGGTGATTTTTCCACAAGGGATGCATGTAGGTGAGAGGACTCAACTGGTAAGGGCACTGGTCACCAATGCTGATgatttgagtttgatccccaggacatACGTGAAAGGGGTGAACTCCTACAGTGGTACCTGAGCCTTACATACCTGTCATGGCAcccatgtatgtctgtctgtctgtatgtatgtatgcatgcatatatgtatgagaGAGTGCGCAATGTTATCCATGTTGAGTGGCTAATCCAGTTCATTTGCGAAATATATACtaacttacacacatacatacctaaaaaataaaaaatgtttaaatcatAATATTCCATCTAGTTATTCTTTGTCccactatttatttcttttaaggtATTTATAGTAGTGGGGAGCACTACTTTCTGTCTGGACTAAAACAGTGTTAGATTAGTGCTTACTGTTTAGACAAGGCAAATGAAACAGAGAAGTAATATAGAAATgctgaaaaaaaaaccactaaagTTATAATTGGCTTTACCAGGACACGGTTTTACAGGGGGAGGATCTGAGTTATGGACAGCtttgtctatatagtgagttagGGGCCAACTAGAGCTATACGATAAGATGCTGTCTCAATAGTAACACTGTGTACACTGGTCAGTGAAGAGAACCATCTGGAATGCTGTCATCTAGGTGATTCTAAAGATTTAGCACAGTagccaaaaaacccaaaagcaagTATAGCTTCAAGGAATCAGAAGTTTTATGACAATTATATTGCAGTTATAACAGGATAAACTCAAAAGTTCTATGAGCAGTAAAATTCTGTAGGCAAGAGGAGTGAAAGAATGGGGGTAAAATACAGGACACAGGTGATGTTCTGAAAATGGGGACAGTGGCCTGTGGCATCCACAGATGTCTCGCTAGCACTCGCCTGGATGCTCTGTCTACTAACATATAAAGATGTCTTACTCATTTCACTGGCTACCTGTCGGACTCGGTGGCTGTCCCAACAATTGACATGCCTTAGTGATGAACTTCACATGGTTTCTGAACTTCTGCTGAAAAGGATGCCTGCACTTGTTTAACAAATATGTAACAAACTGGAGGAAAGCCAGCTGAAGGGCACCAATAAGGAGAGAATTGCTCAATGCCTTTATACCTTTAATTATGtgcattaataaaaatttaaaactgattCTTACTAGACAAAAGTGATGTCTTTTTCTATATGGTTTACGTCTTCCAAATAGGAGACTGAAATCATACCCAAAACATTAGACCTGAATATATGGTCACAAACTATTACTGCACCCTTGAAATCTGGCTAGTCTAACTTAAAATATGCCACAAGAGTGAAAAGCAACTCAATTCTGAAGAAAATCCACTGTGggttggagatgtagctcagtgcagGGCCTGCCTGGCCTATACAGAGCCCTGGCTTTAGTTCCCAGTACTGCATTAATTAGGcagaatgcacatgcacataaccCTAATCCTCCAAAGAAAGATGGGGGCAGAACACTCAGGAGCCCAAGGTTTCactttttgaaatgtaaacatccATGTCTGCAGCACATTTTGATGGGTAGCTGTGGGTGTGACTAGTAAGGAAAttgggagaaaggggagggagggaaggaagtgaAGGGAAATTTAAAAAGTTGCATTCTTCTGGCAACTGCATCCAATTCACAAGTGCCGTTATTCATAgctgtacacatgtatgcatttcTGATGTCGTATACAGAGCTGTACTAATTTTTAAGTGTCAAAATAAGAATATTGATGAGCAACCTGGCATGGTAGTACACGCTTAAttaatcccagaggcaggcagatctggtCTACAaaggtcagccagggctgttacaaagagaaaccctgcctacaaacaaacaaacaaatgaatgaacaaacctTTCAGCATTATAGTAGCTCTTAAGAAATAGGTAACATAAggataattttctagatagataccaggtaccaaagttaaaaaatcaggatcagataagccatctaaagaatcccataactcctaaagaaatataagcaaatttttccaaaccaaaaaaaaagcccaggaccagatgggtttagtttagaattctaccagacattcatagaagacttcataccaaccagtactgtccaaactattgcacaaaatagaaacagatggagcactaccaaatttctatgaagccacaattactcttatacctaaaccaaatgAAGAAccaacaaaaagagaacttcagaacaatttcccttatgaatattgacgcaaaattactcaataaaattctcacaaatcgaatctaagaacacagcaaaacaatcattcatcgtGATAAAGtagctttatcccagggatgcagggatggttcaatatacaaaatccatcaacttaatccactatgtaaacaaactcaaaggaaaaaaaaacatgatcatttcattagatgctgagaaagcatttgacaaaattcaacaccccttcatgttagaagtcctggaaggatcaggaattcaaagcccatacctaaacatagtagtaaaagcaatatagagcaaaccagtagctaacatcaaactaaatggagagaaacttgaagcaaatccCACTAAAGTCATGGACTAGACAGACAAGGCTGCCCGTTCtcttcctatttattcaatatagtactcgaagtcccaatcagagcaatcagacaacaaaaggaggtcaaaaaaagaatacaaatgagaaaagaagtcaaaatatcactattttcagatgatatgatagtatacttaagtgaccccaaaagtgtCACAAgagtactaaacctgataaacttcagcaaagtgggtgggttAAGCTTCActcaa carries:
- the Tet2 gene encoding methylcytosine dioxygenase TET2 isoform X2; this encodes MEQDRTTHAEGTRQSPFLIASPSPVSHTEPLAVKLQNGSPLAERPHPEVNGDTKWQSFQSYYGIPHMKGSQSSHESPDFIHEGRGYSGCLQNGGIKRTVSEPSLSGLHLNTKLTLDQKAKGESNNFGESQEGNPGKSSSHPNVSGLSDDREPGTSTAQESTDIDAFPTRNYNGVENTEIPEEQEGGNDRNALLLKNKAVLMPNGATVSAPSVEDTHGEFLEKTQCYPDCVSMAVQNNTTPHVNALSGQAAIELPREITQPSLTSAQINFSQTSSAQLPPEPAAMVTKACDLDSASKPAGVLGTCAFQKAEHQQKSVLGIGPSSCAENINIQGNTKPFAEEYYAGSDSDLQTSLGSSEQCIKQKETNGAYFRQSSVFPEDSISATTMTPPSPSPLAPRPVLQLPSEGKGTLNDVALEEHHRYPNQSDLTLSREGKTEHQPKKTTSSQSLNTSVHTPNPPLMLPEQHQNDCVPPCSEKTRKVSDYRMYYLPNHGHGGDLQENSQYLMGHGEHEILKDANKGQTQGSVLAAPGWIELKASHFHKALHQTECKATSLHSGLRYQTSPTNQIGSIQSTGSVNMTGEFQRPPYIQKTAQPEHKSQMYQVEMNQGPSPGMGDQHLQFQKTSYQECISRTDLPPEAHGPQYHFHQRVDPSTDKQQATEAELFSSFLQHTPHKQAAQTQASQNSNFPQVCQQQHQLQRKNKEQMPQTFSHLHGTNHEQSQGQCFGTIKAEESFCGENQYSKPSNFQTHSAQGGLEQVQNVNRSFPYAKIETPNSSKVQTLCSNYTHPASESREQNLHLDLFIGNRTPNQQNTQCFPNNVTPSQDVAHRCFQEQEQKPHQASSLQGLKGRSRDEFSVPPAEATQARYLVHIQAKALPVPKQGGSHTQISPQKDTQKHAALRRLLLQKQEQQQIQQSQSESGHHQMPRPIKIEPGSKLSSCKHPTSGPQENMPKRIKQESPLLSCDGGRTESIIETMERHLKQFQLKALCDYKILTLNSQRQGDVETATNARSAGSENHTPAAEPQASLSEKTPTKRTADSVLTDVSESPSDSDTPVEDISCEACKNAAEKRKKRKKRSQNNSNRMVQRKSGPSKAKQRRKRKRRSNEKDEGPYYTHLGAGPNVAAIRTIMEERFGEKGKAIRIERVIYTGKEGKSSQGCPIAKWVYRRSSTEEKLLCLVRVRAKHTCDTAVIVIVILLWDGIPKPLASELYSELTEILSNRGICTNRRCAQNEKNCCCQGENPETCGASFSYGCSWSMYYNGCKFARSKNPRKFRLHGDEPKEEEKLGSHLQNLATVIAPIYKKLAPDAYRNQVEFEHRAIECRLGLKEGRPFSGVTACLDFSAHAHRDQQNMANGSTVVVTLTREDNREVGGQPEDEQLHVLPLYTIATEDEFGSTEGQEEKILQGSIQVLHSFRRRRVRRLVDPPKNCRQKKLEAKKARKLSSLENCSNKNEKEKSSSRTRPMENASPMIQMTAQLRLSGSVIQQPQSLQRHLQQVQRPPQPQPPQPQHILPSNSQPVGSHSSGSTNVYMRQPAPLSPYPSSSHAADMYGDANHVNFHPTSSHAAGLYLSPSNSMNPYPGLFNQNNQYAASQCNGSMSADSGPPFLGPYSPQSQSRGLHRYPNQDHLSNLNLPPIHTLYPQRSDSPFKYLNYGNQNNVQRDRDAFTNCPLKPNVHHLPTFSSYATPKMDGHFMGAASRLPYSHPNMEYKSSDHHLPPHMIHGYPTAASGSVSSSSHAFHNKENDNMVSHTANGLSRVLPGFNHDRTASAQGPLYSLPDYSQEKQPGVSGQDGASVEDIEVWSDSEHNFQDPSIGGVAIAPTHGSILIECAKCEVHATTKVNKPNRKKPARISLVFYQHKNLNEPKHSLAVWEAKMAGKARKEEEECEKYGSDHVSQKNHGKRVKREPTGPQETPKPSYLRFIHSLAENTVSMTTDSTVTTRPYAFTQVTGPYNTYV